A genomic stretch from Ictalurus punctatus breed USDA103 chromosome 2, Coco_2.0, whole genome shotgun sequence includes:
- the ostm1 gene encoding osteopetrosis-associated transmembrane protein 1 isoform X2 translates to MGSGNKSCEELLLHADRLMLLYNLYKGLNDIWESAECTSCLTNKSMSNTTLYFIDRHNQSLTCFEKYSQGNYSELCVECKTSYKVLNDLYSNMSKNKSLCIDVEDAMNSTRYSWSKVYNCSLTREENVPVIAVSSFMLFLPLIFYLSNYLHSEQKKRKLMHPKRAKSSHSLMNIQDKYS, encoded by the exons ATGGGTTCTGGGAACAAGAGCTGTGAAGAGCTGCTGCTGCATGCAGATAGGCTGATGCTCCTGTACAACCTTTACAAAGGCTTAAATGACATCTGGGAATCGGCTGAATGTACCA GTTGTCTGACCAACAAAAGCATGTCGAATACCACACTTTACTTCATAGATCGACACAACCAGTCGCTGACCTGCTTTGAGAAATACTCGCAA GGGAACTACTCGGAGCTGTGTGTAGAGTGCAAGACTTCCTATAAAGTACTCAATGATCTGTATAGTAACATGTCAAAAAACAAGAGTCTGTGTATTGATGTGGAAGACGCG ATGAACTCGACGCGGTATTCGTGGAGCAAGGTATACAACTGTTCGTTGACGCGTGAGGAGAACGTGCCAGTCATCGCCGTTTCCAGCTTCATGCTCTTCCTTCCGCTCATCTTCTACTTGAGCAACTACCTGCACTCGGAACAAAAGAAACGCAAGCTGATGCACC CCAAAAGAGCCAAGTCCAGCCACAGCCTGATGAATATCCAAGACAAGTACAGCTGA
- the ostm1 gene encoding osteopetrosis-associated transmembrane protein 1 isoform X1, with amino-acid sequence MGFFTSYSCVLFVFFCGNLMLGEISVHAAEPSGDEDLKAPWLNEDSYFPSLRLSSSFPEDVEMIDHCLKLLHDFGQRYTSLSSCLVSNARPVKMCQNCYSGYNNFLEMYTNISTQMGSGNKSCEELLLHADRLMLLYNLYKGLNDIWESAECTSCLTNKSMSNTTLYFIDRHNQSLTCFEKYSQGNYSELCVECKTSYKVLNDLYSNMSKNKSLCIDVEDAMNSTRYSWSKVYNCSLTREENVPVIAVSSFMLFLPLIFYLSNYLHSEQKKRKLMHPKRAKSSHSLMNIQDKYS; translated from the exons atggggttCTTTACAAGTTACAgctgtgtgttgtttgtgttcttCTGTGGGAATTTGATGTTAGGCGAGATCTCTGTTCATGCCGCAGAACCGAGTGGAGATGAAGATCTAAAAGCGCCTTGGTTGAACGAGGACAGCTACTTTCCTTCTCTCCGTCTGTCCTCTTCCTTCCCGGAGGATGTGGAAATGATTGATCATTGCTTAAAGTTGCTGCATGATTTCGGTCAGAGATATACAAGCTTATCTAGCTGTCTGGTGTCCAACGCACGTCCTGTTAAAATGTGTCAGAACTGTTATAGCGGTTATAACAATTTCCTGGAGATGTATACAAACATATCAACACAG ATGGGTTCTGGGAACAAGAGCTGTGAAGAGCTGCTGCTGCATGCAGATAGGCTGATGCTCCTGTACAACCTTTACAAAGGCTTAAATGACATCTGGGAATCGGCTGAATGTACCA GTTGTCTGACCAACAAAAGCATGTCGAATACCACACTTTACTTCATAGATCGACACAACCAGTCGCTGACCTGCTTTGAGAAATACTCGCAA GGGAACTACTCGGAGCTGTGTGTAGAGTGCAAGACTTCCTATAAAGTACTCAATGATCTGTATAGTAACATGTCAAAAAACAAGAGTCTGTGTATTGATGTGGAAGACGCG ATGAACTCGACGCGGTATTCGTGGAGCAAGGTATACAACTGTTCGTTGACGCGTGAGGAGAACGTGCCAGTCATCGCCGTTTCCAGCTTCATGCTCTTCCTTCCGCTCATCTTCTACTTGAGCAACTACCTGCACTCGGAACAAAAGAAACGCAAGCTGATGCACC CCAAAAGAGCCAAGTCCAGCCACAGCCTGATGAATATCCAAGACAAGTACAGCTGA